From the genome of Acipenser ruthenus chromosome 14, fAciRut3.2 maternal haplotype, whole genome shotgun sequence, one region includes:
- the LOC131697364 gene encoding uncharacterized protein C22orf31-like: MPPSLQISDPERRESSANPQRLEMKALQIHGHSLEEYRKVYSTVVKHMLKNSSGNPKGYSLELGPQIKQRLWEVLSCPLLVRKRSAPPSTSCCSNQTAANIAKQ; this comes from the coding sequence ATGCCGCCGTCATTACAGATCTCAGacccagagaggagagagagctcGGCAAACCCCCAGAGACTTGAAATGAAAGCGCTGCAGATCCATGGGCACAGCCTGGAGGAGTACCGCAAGGTCTACAGCACCGTCGTGAAACACATGCTGAAGAACTCCTCAGGAAACCCCAAGGGTTACAGTCTGGAGCTGGGCCCGCAGATCAAGCAGAGGCTGTGGGAGGTGCTTAGCTGCCCCCTGCTGGTGCGCAAGAGGAGCGCCCCGCCCAGCACCTCCTGCTGCTCCAACCAGACAGCGGCCAACATAGCAAAGCAATAG